From Coturnix japonica isolate 7356 chromosome 1, Coturnix japonica 2.1, whole genome shotgun sequence, the proteins below share one genomic window:
- the MAB21L1 gene encoding putative nucleotidyltransferase MAB21L1 has protein sequence MIAAQAKLVYHLNKYYNEKCQARKAAIAKTIREVCKVVSDVLKEVEVQEPRFISSLNEMDNRYEGLEVISPTEFEVVLYLNQMGVFNFVDDGSLPGCAVLKLSDGRKRSMSLWVEFITASGYLSARKIRSRFQTLVAQAVDKCSYRDVVKMIADTSEVKLSIRDRYVVQITPAFKCTGIWPRSAAHWPLPHIPWPGPNRVAEVKAEGFNLLSKECYSLTGKQSSAESDAWVLQFAEAENRLQMGGCRKKCLSILKTLRDRHLELPGQPLNNYHMKTLVSYECEKHPRESDWDEACLGDRLNGILLQLISCLQCRRCPHYFLPNLDLFQGKPHSALENAAKQTWRLAREILTNPKSLEKL, from the coding sequence ATGATCGCGGCCCAGGCCAAGCTGGTGTACCACCTGAACAAGTACTACAACGAGAAGTGCCAAGCCAGGAAAGCCGCCATCGCCAAGACGATCCGCGAGGTGTGCAAGGTGGTGTCGGACGTGCTGAAGGAGGTGGAGGTGCAGGAGCCGCGCTTCATCAGCTCCCTCAACGAGATGGACAACCGCTACGAGGGGCTGGAAGTCATCTCCCCCACCGAGTTCGAGGTGGTGCTCTACCTCAACCAGATGGGCGTCTTCAACTTCGTGGACGACGGCTCCCTGCCGGGCTGCGCCGTGCTGAAGCTGAGCGACGGCCGCAAGCGGAGCATGTCGCTCTGGGTGGAGTTCATCACGGCCTCGGGCTACCTCTCGGCCCGCAAGATCCGCTCCCGCTTCCAGACGCTGGTGGCCCAAGCCGTGGATAAGTGCAGTTACCGCGACGTGGTGAAGATGATCGCGGACACGAGCGAGGTGAAGCTGAGCATCAGGGACAGGTACGTGGTGCAGATCACGCCCGCCTTCAAGTGCACGGGGATCTGGCCGCGGAGCGCTGCCCACTGGCcgctgccccacatcccctgGCCCGGCCCCAACCGCGTGGCCGAGGTGAAGGCGGAGGGCTTCAACCTGCTCTCCAAGGAGTGCTACTCGCTGACGGGCAAGCAGAGCTCGGCCGAAAGCGACGCCTGGGTGCTGCAGTTCGCAGAAGCCGAGAACAGACTGCAGATGGGCggctgcaggaagaaatgccTCTCCATCCTCAAAACGCTGCGGGACCGGCACCTGGAGCTGCCCGGGCAGCCGCTCAACAACTACCACATGAAGACTCTCGTTTCGTACGAATGCGAAAAGCACCCGCGGGAGTCGGACTGGGACGAGGCGTGCTTGGGCGACCGCCTCAACggcatcctgctgcagctcatctcctgcctgcagtgcaggaggTGCCCGCACTACTTCTTGCCCAACTTAGACCTCTTTCAGGGCAAACCTCACTCGGCCCTGGAAAACGCGGCCAAACAGACGTGGCGACTGGCCAGGGAGATACTGACCAACCCGAAAAGTTTGGAGAAACTTTAG